Genomic segment of Triticum aestivum cultivar Chinese Spring chromosome 6A, IWGSC CS RefSeq v2.1, whole genome shotgun sequence:
CACTTATAATTTAGGGCCATTGAATTATTTCTAGGGTAAGGACCAGTAATTATCTGATGCAAATTGTAACAATGCCTTTGTATGCTGTTTTTGTTGTAGTATAAATTTATGCAATAAAAAATGCTGGTAAGACTTGCAAAACAGAAGATTAATTGCTTATATAGAATATATCCAGCAAATAAGGTGTAATATTTGAATAGCAAGTTCAAGATATGAAGTGGCAAATCCACAACCATAAATTTACAACCCCCATGTCCACATCAGTAGAAGCAGAACAGACAAAAACCATCAAAATTCTGAAGGAATAGAAACGTCAAAGCCTTTTGCTGCAGCACACAAGTtctcacacacaacacacacaaatCTTGCACACATGTCTGCTGGTAGTTCTCATGTTTCTATGGCCTGAAGTTATCCCGGACTTAGAAATGAGTTGACAAAGGCCAAGAACTTGTCTCCATGGCCACCTCACAACTCACAGGAGCACTGGTACTTGACCTCTATTTATTTTCCTTACAAGTATATGGAAGAACTCGCAAAGATTTGTGTAGGAGTTACATAGTTATTTCCCCTTTTGCTGGGTTTTTGTTTATTATATCCACAGCATTTTCTTGCCCCTAGGAACTAACCCGTTCACAATTTGATCTAACATTGCATACAGAGATCAAGAAATGGCTTGTTCATCCACATATAGAGTTCCCAGTGGGTTAGGATTCTTGGGGCCTTCCAAGATTGGTCGGAATCCTTTGAAAAACAAAGGTGGTGTCCGGTCAGGAGCAAAGTATGTGGTACCAACGTGTGCAGTCTCCTCTGCTAGGCCAGCGTCACAGCCTAGGTTCATACAGCACAAGAAGGAGGCCTTCTGGTTCTACAGGTTTCTTTCCGTAGTATATGATCATGTTATAAACCCAGGGCATTGGACTGAGGACATGAGGGATGATGCATTGGAACCTGCTGAACTATACGACAATGAGTTTAAGGTTGTTGATGTTGGCGGTGGAACTGGGTTCACTACATTGGGGATTGTCAAGCATGTGGACAACGACAATGTGACTCTGCTGGACCAGTCACCACACCAGATTGAGAAAGCTCGGCAGAAGGAGGCACTGAAGGGGGTGACCATCATGGAGGGTGATGCTGAGGACCTCCCCTTTCCGACTGACACATTTGACCGCTATGTCTCTGCTGGAAGGTGATGCTCTTATCAATTGTATGGATATCTTATCTTATAGTACCTCTTTGTATATACTGATCTTATGCCAGCTTGAGTAGGCTAGTATTTTCTTGACCTTCATCCTTTCCTGCTGCTACTTACTACTATTAATGTCAATACCTTGTTATTTCCTGTCTTAATATATCTAGATTTGTAGCCAATCCAGTTTTAGTTGACAAAATCCATCTGACCGCAGTATAAACATTATAAACACAATGGTTCAGTTGCCTGCCAGGATATATTGGTACTGGTGCAATTTGAAGCAAATGATAATGCTCTTGTTTCCAGCTGTCCATGATTCGAGAATTGTTATTGAAGTCCTGATACTCTGCTGGAAGAAATGATCTAACTATCTTCAGATCTGTAGACATGTACAGATACCTTTGGTTAATCCTTTCCTATATGTTAAGCTGCTGCTTGAACATTGAAAGGAGTGTATATTTGCGACCTGGCTTAGATTTTATTATTGTGAGTCGAATGCCATATCTCTTATGCCTCCGTTTCATCAGCCATGCTTATAGATGGTGTTATTCTCCAGCATTGAGTATTGGCCTGACCCGCAGCGAGGAATCAAGGAAGCTTACAGGGTCGTGAAGCCTGGCGGGCTTGCCTGTTTGATTGGTCCAGTTCACCCAACATTCTGGCTATCTCGCTTCTTCGCCGACATGTGGATGCTCTTCCCCACAGAAGAAGAGTACATAGAGTGGTTCACCAAGGCAGGGTTCGAGGATGTCAAGCTCAAAAGGATCGGGCCTAAGTGGTACCGTGGTGTTCGTCGGCATGGcttgatcatgggatgctccgtgACAGGCGTGAAGAGAGCTTCTGGCGACTCCCCTTTGCAGGTACATTCCATGCATCCGTAGCTGCCAGACTTTGTTTTCTCCATCTCAATGTTCCAAGTGTGTTGATATCACTTATCATTGGTATGTTGTTGCTGCAGCTTGGTCCCAAGGCTGAGGATGTTGAGGAACAGGTGAATCTTCTCGCCTTCCTCTTCCGCTTCGCCATCGGGACGATATGCGCGTCGTACTACGTGCTAGTGCCTATCTACATGTGGATCAAGGATCAGGTTGTTCCCAAAGGCCAGCCGATTTAAGCAATGGTAGTGAAGATCCAATTTTGGCTTCTGTATGTTAGCGACCTGTAGTGCTTGCAGTTCCCTACTCATGTATGTTTGTGCTTTTCTTTCCGTCAAAATCTTGTTTATGCAAAGGGACTTTGTTCACTAGCAGAATTGTAGAGGCTAGGGATGTAATATTCCCATTTATCGGATGAAATGCAAAGGAGCTTGATGAAGCGTCAAAATGCATCCTCTAACATGGTGAAAATTGCCATCGAAATAAATAAGAGCTCTGAGACCAAATTTTGAACTGAAAATTCGGTGGCGAACTTGTTAGGTTCAAATTCGGTAAGTCTCCTTGTTGTCTTTCATATATCCTGTATTCCTGTATTCCATACCTACATATGCCCACATTACCAAGACCACACACTG
This window contains:
- the LOC123127840 gene encoding 2-methyl-6-phytyl-1,4-hydroquinone methyltransferase 1, chloroplastic translates to MACSSTYRVPSGLGFLGPSKIGRNPLKNKGGVRSGAKYVVPTCAVSSARPASQPRFIQHKKEAFWFYRFLSVVYDHVINPGHWTEDMRDDALEPAELYDNEFKVVDVGGGTGFTTLGIVKHVDNDNVTLLDQSPHQIEKARQKEALKGVTIMEGDAEDLPFPTDTFDRYVSAGSIEYWPDPQRGIKEAYRVVKPGGLACLIGPVHPTFWLSRFFADMWMLFPTEEEYIEWFTKAGFEDVKLKRIGPKWYRGVRRHGLIMGCSVTGVKRASGDSPLQLGPKAEDVEEQVNLLAFLFRFAIGTICASYYVLVPIYMWIKDQVVPKGQPI